From a single Candidatus Kryptoniota bacterium genomic region:
- a CDS encoding c-type cytochrome, producing the protein MKKSWFILLILVGIGIGALLAHKRVYATQQSQPAFAKNLQVLKFVKSKDELKGWMKMIKNSLGVDCDFCHNTDDFPSDEKPEKRKGRMMLKMLVQIQQDYFAYPNAKEPTCYTCHHGQKEPVNSPEN; encoded by the coding sequence TTGAAAAAATCCTGGTTTATATTACTTATCCTAGTGGGCATCGGTATCGGCGCGCTGCTGGCCCACAAGAGGGTGTATGCGACTCAGCAATCTCAACCCGCATTCGCGAAGAACCTTCAGGTCCTCAAGTTCGTGAAGTCGAAAGATGAACTGAAGGGCTGGATGAAGATGATAAAGAACAGTCTTGGCGTGGATTGCGATTTTTGCCATAACACCGACGATTTTCCCAGCGATGAGAAGCCCGAGAAGCGCAAAGGAAGAATGATGTTGAAGATGCTCGTGCAGATTCAGCAGGATTACTTCGCATACCCGAACGCGAAGGAGCCGACATGTTACACGTGCCATCACGGACAAAAAGAGCCGGTAAACTCTCCTGAGAATTGA
- a CDS encoding spore maturation protein: MIKEILGELSIVAIPLIVAAFVAYAASKKVPVYESFVAGAKGGFDVAVRIIPYLVAMLVAIGIFRASGAMDLMVSALSPLAKLIGMPPEALPMGLLRPLSGSGSLGLMTEIMKKFGPDSFIGVLVSTMYGSSETTFYVIAVYFGAVNIYRTRHAVAAGLIADFVGMLGALAICRILFS; the protein is encoded by the coding sequence ATGATAAAGGAAATACTCGGTGAGTTATCGATAGTTGCTATCCCTCTTATCGTGGCCGCGTTCGTAGCTTACGCTGCATCGAAAAAGGTTCCGGTTTATGAGTCGTTTGTCGCCGGGGCAAAAGGCGGGTTCGACGTCGCGGTAAGGATCATTCCATATCTTGTCGCGATGCTTGTGGCAATCGGGATCTTCCGCGCCAGCGGTGCGATGGATTTAATGGTAAGCGCCCTATCTCCGCTTGCAAAACTTATCGGCATGCCGCCCGAAGCGCTGCCGATGGGGTTATTGCGTCCGCTCAGTGGAAGCGGCTCTCTCGGGCTCATGACGGAGATAATGAAAAAATTCGGTCCCGATTCGTTCATCGGTGTTCTCGTGTCAACAATGTACGGTAGCAGCGAGACCACTTTCTATGTCATAGCTGTGTACTTCGGTGCCGTGAATATCTACCGCACGAGACACGCTGTTGCTGCCGGATTGATAGCGGATTTTGTCGGCATGCTGGGCGCACTTGCGATTTGCAGAATCTTGTTTTCATAA
- a CDS encoding nucleoside recognition domain-containing protein, with protein sequence MLNYVWIGLVVIGVLAAAGSDIYDSASDRYRNGQEFEVAFDSLAPGSGNVKVSGQRLAKFYGAESADTTLLQFPATTSGNDITLKLGELAPQIWKTIAETAGDATQLTAHVDRREGSNLFVVFPKTSLVKTKAVLDAVISYSKTAVEIAIGLIGVMAFWLGIMKLAEDSGLIKIIARVMQPVMVRLFPDIPPDHPAMGSIIMNVAANILGLSNAATPLGLKAMEELDELNPKKGIATNAMVTFLAINTAGLTLIPATAIAVRAALGSKDPTIILMTSFFGAGLATIAGIAASKILQRLKVYRSQITPESK encoded by the coding sequence ATGCTGAATTATGTGTGGATTGGTTTGGTCGTGATAGGCGTTCTCGCGGCTGCGGGGAGCGATATCTACGATTCGGCTAGCGACAGATACCGCAACGGTCAGGAATTCGAAGTCGCATTCGACAGCCTAGCCCCAGGCAGCGGAAATGTAAAAGTATCCGGCCAGCGGCTTGCCAAATTTTACGGAGCGGAGTCGGCCGACACCACGCTTCTTCAATTCCCTGCCACGACGAGCGGAAACGACATCACTTTGAAACTTGGGGAGCTGGCGCCGCAGATATGGAAGACTATTGCGGAAACTGCCGGTGACGCGACGCAGTTGACAGCCCACGTCGATCGTAGAGAAGGCTCGAATCTTTTCGTGGTCTTTCCAAAAACCTCGCTAGTGAAGACGAAAGCTGTCCTCGACGCGGTGATAAGTTACAGTAAGACAGCCGTTGAAATAGCGATTGGACTGATAGGTGTAATGGCTTTCTGGCTCGGCATCATGAAACTTGCCGAAGACAGCGGGCTGATCAAGATAATCGCGCGTGTGATGCAACCAGTAATGGTAAGGCTGTTTCCGGATATCCCACCTGACCATCCGGCAATGGGTTCAATCATAATGAATGTCGCTGCAAATATCCTGGGACTCAGCAATGCTGCCACGCCTCTGGGCCTGAAGGCGATGGAAGAGCTGGATGAGTTGAACCCGAAGAAAGGAATTGCAACAAACGCTATGGTGACCTTTCTCGCGATAAATACCGCTGGGCTCACGCTGATTCCTGCGACGGCGATTGCGGTCCGGGCCGCGCTCGGCTCGAAAGATCCCACGATCATTCTAATGACCTCCTTCTTTGGGGCAGGGCTTGCCACTATCGCGGGTATTGCTGCATCCAAGATTCTGCAACGCCTGAAGGTATATCGTTCTCAGATAACACCGGAATCTAAATGA
- the leuB gene encoding 3-isopropylmalate dehydrogenase, whose translation MFNIAVIPGDGIGTEVTSQAVRILKKASRILNETIEFSELKAGGTAVDIFGKPLPEETLAAAKASDAVLLGAVGGPKWDSLPYDLKPEQALLGLRKSLGLYANIRPVIMFDSLIGSSSLKPEAVKGIDIVVVRELTGGIYFGKPAGIFEENGTRRGVNTMTYTEEEIERIAITAFKLAAARKKKVTSVDKANILHTSMLWREVVNRVHKNNFNEIALEHMYVDNAAMQLVRNPKHFDVILTENMFGDILSDEASMLTGSIGMLPSASIGERHALYEPVHGSAPDIAGKGLANPIASILSAAMLLEYSLKHKDLAKKIFLAVETVLNEGYRTADIKYDGGPHVSTEKMGELIEKAI comes from the coding sequence ATGTTTAATATTGCTGTCATACCGGGTGATGGGATAGGCACAGAGGTTACATCGCAAGCGGTCAGGATTCTGAAGAAGGCATCACGGATACTCAATGAAACGATCGAGTTCAGCGAGCTCAAGGCGGGCGGAACAGCAGTCGACATATTCGGCAAGCCTCTCCCGGAGGAAACACTCGCAGCCGCGAAGGCGAGCGATGCGGTGCTGCTGGGAGCGGTCGGAGGACCGAAATGGGATTCGCTTCCGTACGACCTGAAGCCGGAACAGGCTCTGCTTGGATTGAGGAAATCACTCGGCCTGTATGCGAATATTCGACCTGTAATCATGTTCGACTCTCTCATCGGGTCTTCATCGCTCAAGCCGGAGGCGGTGAAAGGAATCGACATAGTGGTTGTCAGGGAATTGACAGGAGGAATTTATTTCGGGAAGCCTGCCGGGATATTTGAGGAAAACGGAACCAGGCGCGGTGTCAATACTATGACGTACACCGAGGAGGAAATCGAGCGAATAGCTATTACAGCGTTCAAGCTCGCAGCCGCGAGGAAAAAGAAAGTAACGTCGGTAGACAAAGCGAATATTCTTCATACCTCCATGTTATGGAGAGAAGTTGTAAACAGGGTTCACAAGAACAACTTCAACGAGATAGCTCTTGAACACATGTACGTCGACAATGCTGCGATGCAGCTCGTCAGAAATCCGAAGCACTTCGATGTCATATTGACAGAAAATATGTTCGGAGATATACTCAGCGACGAGGCCTCAATGTTAACGGGGTCGATCGGTATGCTCCCTTCGGCAAGCATTGGAGAGAGGCACGCTTTGTACGAGCCGGTACACGGGAGTGCTCCCGACATTGCCGGAAAAGGTCTCGCCAATCCTATAGCAAGTATCTTGTCGGCCGCGATGTTACTTGAATATTCACTCAAGCATAAGGATTTGGCAAAAAAGATCTTTCTAGCCGTAGAGACAGTGCTCAACGAGGGTTATCGCACTGCCGACATAAAATATGACGGCGGCCCTCATGTCTCGACTGAAAAGATGGGCGAGTTGATCGAAAAAGCAATTTGA
- a CDS encoding 3-isopropylmalate dehydratase, whose protein sequence is MQGKRIIGKVYVVGDNIDTDQIIPAKHLVYNTHSPEERKLYGKFAMSGVPDEKSGLPTGGIKLVKEGEYQSEFKIIVAGKNFGCGSSREHAPLALQVAGITAVVAQTYARIFYRNSVDGGFLMPLESVENIYRQFKTGEEVTIDLESNTISSNSKATCKLSPLGDAADIINAGGLFAYARQIGMIKSTTGTDV, encoded by the coding sequence ATGCAGGGAAAAAGAATCATCGGGAAGGTATACGTTGTCGGGGACAACATCGACACTGACCAGATAATACCGGCGAAGCATCTCGTTTACAACACGCATTCGCCGGAAGAAAGAAAATTATATGGAAAATTTGCAATGAGCGGCGTGCCGGACGAAAAGTCCGGACTCCCAACCGGCGGCATAAAACTGGTTAAAGAAGGCGAGTATCAATCCGAATTTAAAATTATTGTCGCTGGAAAAAACTTTGGCTGCGGTTCATCGCGGGAACATGCACCCCTTGCCTTGCAAGTTGCAGGCATCACGGCGGTCGTCGCGCAAACGTACGCACGAATATTTTACAGGAATTCTGTCGACGGTGGATTCCTCATGCCTCTCGAGTCGGTGGAAAACATTTACAGGCAATTCAAAACCGGTGAAGAAGTAACCATTGACCTCGAGTCAAATACAATTTCTTCGAATTCAAAAGCTACGTGCAAGCTCAGCCCACTTGGTGATGCCGCGGACATCATAAACGCAGGGGGACTGTTCGCCTATGCCAGACAAATAGGAATGATCAAGTCGACGACGGGCACCGATGTTTAA
- a CDS encoding 3-isopropylmalate dehydratase large subunit, whose protein sequence is MGMTITERIIANHSGRDKVQPGENVWIDVDVLMTHDVTGPGTISIFKKEFGEHAKLWDSEKVVVIPDHYIFTEDQHARRNVVFLRDFVNQQSIRNFYDVGTPRYKGVCHIALPEEGFTRPGEVLFGTDSHTCTAGAFGEFATGIGNTDAAFIMGTGKLWVKVPQTMRFIFNGEMPGHLMAKDLILRIIGDIGVDGASYRAMEFAGDAVHSLNIEERMTLCNMVIEAGGKNGVITPDEKTTSYVKARTQKPFTAIKNDSDANFESERVYDVSKISPLVAKPHSPDNVEPVENLSNVKVDRVYIGSCTGGKLTDFLSAAKILNGKPVAVDTFIVPATTDITNALHSTMLGGKSLYSIFEDAGCRIGNASCGACLGGPEDTFGRLNGSEVCLSTTNRNFPGRMGSKNSQVFLASPLTAAATALTGKITDPRIYI, encoded by the coding sequence ATGGGAATGACAATTACAGAGAGAATAATCGCGAACCACTCAGGCAGGGATAAAGTACAACCGGGCGAGAATGTCTGGATCGACGTCGATGTGCTGATGACTCACGATGTGACCGGTCCCGGAACGATTTCAATATTCAAAAAGGAATTTGGTGAGCATGCGAAGTTATGGGATAGCGAGAAAGTCGTCGTTATCCCGGACCACTACATATTCACGGAAGACCAGCATGCAAGGCGAAATGTTGTCTTCTTGCGTGACTTTGTGAACCAGCAGTCGATACGGAATTTCTACGACGTTGGCACCCCAAGGTACAAGGGAGTGTGCCACATCGCGCTTCCGGAGGAAGGGTTCACGAGACCCGGTGAGGTACTTTTCGGGACGGACTCTCACACCTGCACTGCGGGAGCATTCGGAGAGTTCGCCACCGGAATAGGAAACACCGATGCAGCGTTCATAATGGGTACCGGGAAATTATGGGTGAAAGTCCCGCAGACGATGCGCTTCATCTTCAATGGAGAAATGCCCGGTCACCTGATGGCGAAGGATCTGATCCTCAGAATTATAGGCGACATCGGTGTCGATGGTGCTTCGTACAGGGCAATGGAATTCGCCGGCGATGCAGTGCACAGTCTCAATATTGAAGAGAGAATGACTCTCTGCAACATGGTCATCGAGGCAGGTGGAAAGAACGGTGTGATCACTCCCGATGAAAAGACAACGTCATATGTAAAGGCGAGGACGCAAAAGCCATTCACGGCGATTAAGAACGACTCCGACGCTAATTTTGAATCAGAGCGCGTGTACGACGTCTCTAAGATCTCCCCGCTTGTTGCCAAGCCGCATTCACCGGATAATGTTGAACCGGTCGAGAATCTATCAAATGTAAAGGTAGACCGCGTGTACATCGGTTCATGCACAGGCGGAAAGCTCACGGATTTTCTTTCGGCAGCAAAGATCTTGAATGGCAAACCCGTTGCAGTAGATACGTTCATCGTACCGGCGACAACGGACATCACAAATGCTTTGCACAGCACAATGCTTGGAGGCAAATCTCTTTATTCAATATTCGAAGATGCGGGCTGCAGGATCGGAAACGCGAGCTGCGGCGCATGTCTCGGAGGGCCGGAAGACACGTTCGGCAGGTTGAACGGCTCTGAGGTCTGCCTGTCGACGACAAACAGGAATTTTCCCGGCAGGATGGGCTCAAAGAACTCACAGGTATTCCTCGCTTCTCCCCTCACCGCGGCTGCCACTGCGCTGACAGGAAAGATCACCGATCCAAGAATTTACATCTGA
- a CDS encoding 2-isopropylmalate synthase yields the protein MKDKIFIFDTTLRDGEQSPGCSMNTKEKLRMARQLEALGVDIIEAGFPIASDGDFEAVREISKEVKGCTIAALSRATSLDIDRAFEALQYAAKPRIHTFIATSDIHLKHKLKKTREEVLEQSINAVSHAKKLTGEVEFSCEDASRSDLDYLCQVIEAVIDAGAVVVNLPDTVGYSIPSEYGNLIKTVRERVRNIDKAVLSVHCHNDLGLAVANSVSAVLNGARQVECTVNGIGERAGNASLEEFVMALRTRPDAIPFHHDINTEEIYKSSRLLSTLTGMMVQRNKAIVGANAFSHEAGIHQDGIIKSRMTYEIMTPESVGIKHSTLVLGKHSGRHALKKRFEELGYSLSAEELDNVYTEFTRLADKKKEILDEDLVAILNNELDQEESSYTLSSLQVMTGTGVKSTAVLELTDGEQKYCDSATGDGPVDAAYKALERIMNINGQLVDYTIKSVTWGGDAVGEVFVKVIFDNVIFTGHAASTDIVTGSVEAYLQAANRAISARTKKSSAHSTETTQLNAV from the coding sequence ATGAAGGATAAGATTTTCATATTCGATACGACGCTGCGCGATGGCGAACAATCTCCTGGTTGCAGCATGAACACGAAGGAGAAGTTGAGAATGGCGCGCCAGCTGGAAGCTCTCGGCGTCGACATAATAGAGGCGGGTTTCCCGATTGCCTCTGACGGCGATTTCGAGGCTGTTCGTGAGATCTCGAAGGAGGTAAAGGGGTGCACTATCGCCGCGCTCTCAAGGGCGACATCCCTCGACATTGACCGCGCGTTTGAAGCGCTGCAATATGCCGCGAAGCCGCGCATCCACACATTCATCGCGACAAGCGACATCCATCTCAAACACAAATTAAAAAAGACAAGAGAGGAAGTCCTCGAGCAGTCGATCAATGCGGTCTCGCACGCGAAGAAATTGACCGGCGAGGTCGAATTCAGCTGCGAAGACGCGAGTCGAAGCGATCTGGACTACCTATGCCAGGTCATCGAAGCTGTTATTGACGCGGGTGCAGTCGTAGTCAACCTCCCCGATACGGTCGGATACTCCATCCCGAGTGAATATGGAAACCTCATAAAGACCGTTCGGGAGAGGGTCAGGAACATCGATAAAGCCGTCCTGAGCGTACACTGCCACAACGATCTCGGACTTGCGGTCGCCAATTCGGTCTCGGCCGTATTGAACGGTGCGCGTCAGGTTGAGTGCACAGTCAACGGGATCGGCGAGCGCGCGGGCAACGCTTCGCTCGAGGAATTCGTGATGGCTCTCCGGACAAGGCCGGATGCCATTCCCTTCCACCACGACATCAATACGGAAGAGATTTACAAGTCGAGCAGATTGCTTTCGACGCTGACAGGTATGATGGTACAGCGGAACAAAGCGATCGTGGGCGCCAATGCGTTTTCTCACGAAGCCGGCATCCACCAGGACGGAATAATAAAGAGCAGGATGACATACGAGATCATGACCCCGGAATCGGTCGGGATAAAACATTCTACTCTGGTCCTTGGCAAGCATTCCGGACGGCACGCGCTCAAAAAAAGATTTGAAGAGCTCGGATACTCGCTGAGCGCGGAAGAACTCGATAATGTCTATACCGAATTCACAAGACTTGCCGACAAGAAGAAAGAAATTCTCGACGAAGACCTGGTCGCGATTCTGAACAATGAACTCGATCAGGAAGAGTCGAGCTATACTCTTTCGAGCCTACAGGTCATGACCGGAACAGGCGTGAAGTCGACCGCCGTACTGGAGCTCACTGACGGAGAACAGAAATATTGTGATTCCGCCACGGGTGATGGACCTGTTGACGCAGCTTATAAGGCGCTTGAAAGGATCATGAATATCAACGGCCAGTTGGTCGACTACACCATCAAATCGGTAACCTGGGGCGGTGACGCAGTCGGGGAAGTGTTCGTGAAAGTCATCTTCGACAACGTGATCTTCACGGGACACGCAGCGAGCACGGACATCGTCACCGGAAGCGTAGAAGCCTATCTCCAGGCTGCAAATCGCGCGATCTCGGCGAGAACAAAGAAGAGTTCAGCGCATTCGACAGAAACAACTCAACTCAATGCCGTCTGA
- the cimA gene encoding citramalate synthase, producing the protein MNDKIYIYDTTLRDGTQGEEISFSAEDKVKIAQHLDSFGVDFIEGGWPGSNPKDMEFFERMKSIKLHHAKLAAFGSTCRAGSTPEADENVNQLLRAETPVVTIFGKSWDMHVKEALGTTEERNLEIIHDTVKYLKSRHKEVVYDAEHFFDGYKSNPEYALTTIRAAESGGADFIVLCDTNGGTMPDDVARITETAASTVKISLGIHAHNDSELAVANSLAAIKAGCVQVQGTINGFGERCGNANLCSIIPNLQLKMGREVLSKERLKKLTELSRYVNEVANLQPRKNLPYVGQSAFAHKGGVHVSAVMKSARTYEHIEPGVVGNSRRVLVSDLSGKSNVLYKAQELGVGIPGSNGQATAIVNELKALENEGYVFEDADASLAILMRRDVGELEIPFELEALRIITEKKANAGVTHTEAVIKLRVGDKIEHTAAEGNGPVNALDNALRKALLQFYPQLQETKLSDYKVRVVDGNEGTSAKVRVLIETTDEDSNWNTVGVSENIIEASWKAMVDSIVFKLMKDNDKSKSNKSHSEVVK; encoded by the coding sequence ATGAACGACAAGATATACATATACGACACAACGCTCAGGGACGGAACCCAGGGCGAGGAGATCTCCTTCAGTGCGGAGGACAAGGTCAAGATCGCTCAGCATCTGGACTCGTTCGGAGTCGATTTCATTGAAGGCGGCTGGCCCGGATCGAACCCGAAAGATATGGAGTTCTTCGAGCGGATGAAGTCGATCAAGCTTCATCACGCGAAGCTTGCGGCGTTCGGGAGCACATGCCGCGCCGGCTCGACTCCGGAAGCCGATGAGAACGTGAACCAGCTCCTGAGGGCAGAGACGCCGGTCGTTACGATTTTTGGCAAGTCATGGGATATGCACGTCAAGGAAGCGCTCGGAACAACCGAAGAGCGCAACCTCGAGATCATTCACGACACCGTAAAGTATCTCAAGAGCAGGCACAAGGAAGTCGTATACGACGCTGAGCATTTCTTCGACGGGTATAAATCGAATCCCGAGTATGCTCTAACGACTATTCGCGCCGCCGAATCCGGCGGTGCCGATTTCATCGTCCTGTGTGACACCAACGGCGGAACCATGCCTGATGACGTAGCCAGGATAACTGAAACTGCGGCAAGCACGGTAAAGATTTCCCTGGGAATTCATGCACACAACGATTCTGAACTTGCCGTAGCAAATTCTCTCGCGGCAATAAAGGCCGGATGTGTCCAGGTCCAGGGCACGATCAACGGATTCGGCGAGCGATGCGGGAACGCAAACCTCTGCTCCATAATCCCGAATCTACAGTTGAAAATGGGCCGCGAGGTTCTTTCGAAGGAAAGGCTGAAGAAACTGACCGAGTTGTCGAGGTACGTCAATGAAGTGGCAAATCTTCAGCCGCGGAAGAATCTTCCATACGTCGGCCAGAGCGCTTTCGCTCACAAGGGTGGAGTCCATGTAAGTGCAGTCATGAAATCTGCGCGGACGTACGAGCACATCGAGCCGGGTGTGGTGGGAAACTCGAGGAGGGTACTTGTGAGTGACCTATCCGGAAAGAGCAACGTGCTTTATAAAGCTCAGGAGCTTGGTGTAGGTATTCCGGGGAGCAACGGTCAAGCAACTGCAATTGTAAACGAGCTGAAGGCTCTCGAGAATGAAGGATACGTTTTCGAAGACGCCGACGCGTCCCTAGCGATCCTGATGAGAAGAGACGTGGGCGAGCTCGAGATTCCATTTGAACTCGAAGCACTCCGGATCATCACCGAAAAGAAGGCGAATGCCGGCGTGACTCACACAGAAGCCGTCATAAAGCTGCGGGTCGGCGACAAGATAGAGCACACTGCGGCGGAGGGAAACGGACCGGTGAACGCCCTCGACAACGCGCTCCGGAAGGCACTCTTACAGTTTTATCCACAACTCCAGGAGACGAAACTGTCAGACTACAAGGTGCGCGTGGTAGACGGTAACGAGGGTACAAGCGCGAAAGTGAGAGTCTTGATTGAAACAACGGATGAGGATTCGAATTGGAACACGGTGGGAGTTTCCGAAAACATTATAGAAGCCAGCTGGAAGGCTATGGTGGACTCCATTGTCTTCAAGCTGATGAAGGATAACGATAAAAGTAAAAGCAACAAAAGTCATTCGGAGGTAGTGAAATGA